One Natronomonas moolapensis 8.8.11 genomic region harbors:
- a CDS encoding DUF1156 domain-containing protein: MSQEPGRSAKRSERKEPPIHRGFPIERVNEIAEKEARGIAKRYYRPIYTMHKWWARRLGCTFRTISLYTLLDDETNVSVYEPGENGTLSNFDGEYDGLAELIDQVNLENPDSLWELYSNDVRVDGKKILDPFMGGGTSVIESSRFGAEVVGYDLNPVAWFVSKKEVDTGQTDLADIEEAYESLTRVEDEIKQYFKTSCPNDDHEAEVICYFWVKELDCSSCGNSVPLFNDYRVAKGRYDHKGEQIVLCPECNSFEYVDNWRSECDCSECGNTFNPSNGTSASGGSKYACQNCGQIYSVTDAIGEQDGFNLKLYGLEYFCEECDKRSDLNKGDYKGYKSTSEVDLNLFEEAKKEWENSPELKSYTPDEALRPGHMISDRNPVFDHGYSKWEDMFSERQLLSLSKLLKAIDQIEDQNIKEFMLLCFSDSLRGSNMMNTYQTGSNAIANLFKSNSFDPPKRPAENNPWGAKEGSRDFKRSYKRMKKGVEYGSAPFDRYPDSEGEMVKSNSFNQPVGENTTVFQGDSKDLDYENEFDAVITDPPYYDNIIYSELADFFYVWQKIVLGDEYEAFQGEATPRSDSIVANPFEGKGEQEFEEELTEVFSNVITALKDDGTLVFTYHHSGSESWGQVLESLCNVGFEVTGAYPITADLDKLEKGESVSFDIIIVARPSENREPISWNSLRRNIFRTAKETHKQLKNERELSAGDIGVIEMGRCFQEYSKHHGKVRRGGESMSAKEVVDEIYGIIQEGSDLGEIDVFLDLLEIPDASYDDLNKLTRGTNASPEQMRDMKLYRRKKGKFILGTWDDEKRMAYVQERINGDDESLNALDKAQFLRYRYEQGKSTQNYLSKWDVDDELRELCEGLADATGDDTYRRILGADSTLGDF, encoded by the coding sequence ATGTCTCAGGAACCGGGTCGCTCTGCTAAGCGAAGTGAGCGGAAGGAACCCCCAATTCACCGGGGCTTCCCTATTGAACGAGTGAATGAAATCGCTGAGAAAGAGGCACGAGGTATCGCAAAGCGGTACTACCGACCTATCTACACGATGCACAAGTGGTGGGCTCGAAGACTGGGATGTACATTCCGAACAATCTCGCTCTACACACTATTGGATGATGAAACCAATGTGAGTGTCTATGAGCCGGGAGAGAACGGGACTCTGAGCAATTTTGATGGGGAATATGATGGCTTAGCAGAATTGATTGATCAGGTTAATCTCGAAAATCCGGACTCTCTTTGGGAGCTCTATTCAAACGATGTCCGTGTTGATGGAAAGAAGATATTGGATCCGTTTATGGGGGGTGGAACGAGCGTTATAGAATCCTCACGTTTCGGTGCAGAAGTTGTTGGTTATGATCTGAATCCTGTGGCGTGGTTCGTTTCCAAAAAAGAGGTTGATACCGGCCAAACTGACCTAGCGGATATAGAAGAGGCATATGAATCCTTGACGAGGGTTGAGGATGAAATTAAGCAGTATTTTAAAACTTCTTGTCCCAACGACGATCACGAAGCTGAAGTGATCTGTTATTTTTGGGTGAAAGAATTAGATTGTTCTTCCTGCGGTAATTCTGTACCGTTGTTCAACGACTACCGAGTTGCGAAAGGTCGCTACGATCACAAAGGGGAACAAATTGTCCTCTGTCCTGAATGTAACTCATTCGAGTATGTAGATAATTGGCGATCGGAGTGTGACTGTAGCGAATGTGGAAATACATTCAATCCGAGCAATGGTACTTCTGCGTCCGGTGGTTCAAAATATGCTTGTCAAAATTGCGGTCAAATCTACTCAGTTACTGACGCTATTGGAGAACAAGACGGATTCAATCTCAAATTGTATGGATTGGAATACTTCTGCGAAGAATGCGACAAACGAAGTGACCTTAATAAAGGCGATTACAAAGGGTATAAATCCACTTCTGAAGTGGATCTCAATTTATTTGAAGAAGCAAAGAAGGAGTGGGAAAATAGCCCCGAGCTAAAATCATACACTCCTGATGAAGCTCTTCGTCCCGGTCATATGATTAGTGACCGTAACCCCGTGTTTGATCACGGTTACTCGAAATGGGAAGATATGTTTAGCGAACGACAACTGTTATCCCTGAGTAAGCTTCTGAAGGCAATTGATCAAATCGAGGATCAAAATATTAAGGAATTTATGCTTCTTTGCTTCAGCGATTCTCTCCGAGGAAGTAATATGATGAATACTTATCAAACCGGATCAAATGCAATAGCAAATCTATTTAAATCAAATTCATTTGATCCCCCAAAGCGGCCTGCGGAGAATAACCCGTGGGGTGCGAAAGAGGGATCTCGCGATTTTAAACGTTCTTATAAACGTATGAAAAAAGGTGTAGAATATGGTTCTGCCCCCTTTGATCGATATCCTGATTCTGAAGGAGAAATGGTAAAATCAAATTCATTTAATCAACCTGTTGGAGAAAACACGACTGTCTTCCAAGGTGATTCAAAGGATTTGGACTATGAGAATGAATTTGATGCGGTTATTACGGATCCGCCATATTACGATAATATCATCTATTCCGAATTGGCCGACTTCTTTTATGTATGGCAAAAGATTGTATTAGGAGATGAATATGAGGCTTTCCAAGGAGAAGCCACGCCAAGAAGCGACAGTATAGTTGCGAATCCGTTTGAGGGGAAAGGAGAACAGGAATTTGAGGAAGAACTTACGGAAGTTTTCAGCAATGTGATTACTGCCCTCAAAGATGATGGAACGTTAGTATTCACATACCATCACAGCGGATCAGAATCTTGGGGCCAAGTCCTAGAGTCCCTGTGTAACGTTGGATTCGAGGTGACCGGGGCATATCCCATAACCGCGGATTTAGATAAGCTCGAAAAGGGGGAATCCGTTTCATTTGATATAATAATCGTGGCAAGGCCCTCGGAGAATCGGGAACCAATTAGTTGGAACTCCCTTCGCCGGAATATTTTCCGGACGGCAAAGGAGACACATAAACAGCTGAAAAATGAACGCGAGCTTTCAGCCGGTGACATCGGTGTAATTGAGATGGGCCGTTGTTTCCAAGAGTATTCCAAGCACCACGGAAAGGTTCGACGGGGGGGAGAATCGATGTCTGCTAAAGAGGTCGTTGATGAGATCTATGGTATAATCCAAGAGGGTAGTGATCTCGGGGAAATTGACGTCTTCCTCGATCTGCTTGAAATACCTGATGCGAGCTACGATGATTTGAACAAGCTTACTCGGGGGACAAATGCTAGCCCTGAGCAAATGAGGGATATGAAGCTTTACCGGAGAAAAAAAGGGAAATTCATTCTCGGTACTTGGGATGATGAGAAACGAATGGCCTACGTCCAAGAGCGAATCAACGGCGACGACGAATCCCTGAACGCTCTTGATAAGGCCCAATTCCTACGCTACCGCTATGAACAGGGCAAGTCCACTCAAAATTATCTCTCCAAGTGGGATGTCGATGACGAACTCCGCGAGCTCTGCGAAGGGCTAGCTGACGCGACCGGCGACGATACCTACCGGCGTATCCTCGGGGCCGACTCTACCCTCGGAGATTTCTAA
- a CDS encoding IS6-like element ISNamo10 family transposase has product MPENDRLNGYLDEIDLEFVEREATPKFLMKLSIQLHLAGLSLSNTVSILEIFGVERARSTVHNWVHKADLQPQSGRCPDHIAVDETVIQLNDEQYWLYAAVDPETNELLHTKLEPTTTKVLAHSFLTELSEKHDISDAVFLVDGSHSLQDACQRHGLDFRYEKHGNRNSVEHIFREVKRRTTSFSNCFSNARADTADDWLRSFSFAWNQLI; this is encoded by the coding sequence ATGCCCGAAAACGACCGCCTCAACGGGTATTTAGACGAGATCGACTTAGAGTTTGTTGAACGAGAAGCGACACCGAAGTTTCTGATGAAGCTCAGTATTCAGCTCCATCTGGCTGGACTATCACTCTCGAATACTGTTTCTATTCTTGAAATATTCGGTGTCGAACGGGCTCGATCCACCGTCCATAATTGGGTTCATAAGGCCGATCTACAACCCCAATCTGGTCGGTGCCCGGATCACATTGCGGTTGACGAGACGGTGATCCAACTGAACGATGAGCAATACTGGCTGTATGCTGCTGTCGATCCCGAAACAAACGAATTGCTACATACAAAGCTTGAACCAACGACAACGAAGGTTCTCGCTCATTCATTTCTGACGGAACTCTCCGAGAAACACGACATCTCCGACGCCGTGTTTCTCGTCGATGGCTCGCACTCATTACAAGATGCCTGTCAGCGTCACGGCCTCGATTTCAGATATGAAAAACACGGAAATCGGAACAGCGTTGAACATATATTTCGAGAGGTAAAACGGCGAACTACCAGTTTCTCAAACTGTTTCAGCAACGCCAGAGCAGATACCGCCGATGATTGGCTCAGATCATTCAGCTTCGCATGGAATCAGCTTATCTGA
- a CDS encoding rubrerythrin-like domain-containing protein: MRPNKTVSESELYECFECGSRAETVESGVCADCGGELLHLGRSRDL; the protein is encoded by the coding sequence ATGCGACCGAACAAGACCGTATCTGAATCAGAACTATACGAATGTTTCGAGTGCGGCTCCCGGGCGGAGACCGTCGAGTCAGGCGTGTGTGCGGACTGCGGCGGCGAACTGCTACATCTCGGCCGCTCGCGCGACCTCTGA
- a CDS encoding metallophosphoesterase family protein encodes MKIALLSDVHANLPALEAVLDDLPPVDTIVCAGDVVGYNPWPRECVERVRSVASAVVRGNHDRMVDTPSRYAHNEMALAGLEHAAAELSATHREWLRSLPNRAEIADGAYRLVHSHPDPDELDSYVYPEDVAGLRPYLDDHDGLVIGHTHVQHRATVDGRVIVNPGSVGQPRDGDPDAAYAVLDTDRNDVELRRTAYDVDRVRRKIEAEGLPSRTAERLEQGR; translated from the coding sequence ATGAAGATCGCCCTGCTGTCCGACGTCCACGCGAACCTCCCGGCGCTCGAGGCCGTCCTGGATGACCTCCCGCCGGTCGATACGATCGTGTGTGCGGGCGACGTCGTCGGCTACAACCCCTGGCCGCGCGAGTGCGTCGAACGGGTTAGATCGGTCGCGTCGGCGGTCGTCCGGGGGAACCACGACCGAATGGTCGATACCCCGAGTCGGTACGCTCACAACGAAATGGCGCTTGCGGGGCTCGAACACGCCGCCGCCGAACTCTCGGCGACCCACCGGGAGTGGCTGCGGAGCCTCCCAAACCGGGCGGAGATCGCCGACGGTGCCTACCGACTGGTCCACAGTCACCCGGATCCGGACGAACTCGACTCGTACGTGTATCCGGAGGACGTCGCCGGGCTGCGGCCGTATCTCGACGACCACGACGGCCTCGTGATCGGACACACCCACGTCCAACACCGGGCGACAGTCGACGGGCGGGTGATCGTCAACCCCGGCAGCGTCGGCCAGCCGCGCGACGGCGACCCCGACGCCGCCTACGCCGTCCTGGATACGGATCGAAACGACGTCGAGCTCCGTCGGACGGCCTACGACGTCGACCGCGTCCGGCGCAAAATCGAAGCCGAGGGGCTGCCATCCCGGACGGCCGAACGGCTCGAACAAGGGCGGTAA
- a CDS encoding winged helix-turn-helix domain-containing protein: MTDPNSGSWTETLSGRERIRHVVELLEKPTPVQEIADRAEVSRATADDELQRLQSDDWVTETTVDGTKAYDLSPVRMLFDEVTDLIEAHSRDELESQLTELKQEQEEVAAEYDVSSLDEFRDQLADEEFSAEELRERRNVIATWEAINTELGLVKHALQLYDDVVELSSPRTDSPSTLA; this comes from the coding sequence ATGACTGACCCGAATTCGGGATCGTGGACGGAGACACTGAGCGGGCGTGAGCGCATCCGGCACGTCGTGGAACTCCTGGAGAAACCAACGCCGGTGCAAGAAATCGCGGACCGGGCAGAGGTCTCGCGCGCGACGGCCGACGACGAACTCCAGCGACTGCAGAGTGACGACTGGGTCACGGAAACGACCGTCGACGGGACGAAAGCCTACGACCTGAGTCCCGTGCGGATGCTCTTCGACGAAGTGACGGATCTGATCGAGGCTCACTCGCGCGACGAACTGGAGAGCCAACTCACAGAACTGAAGCAGGAACAGGAAGAAGTGGCTGCGGAGTACGACGTCAGTTCACTTGACGAGTTCCGGGACCAACTCGCTGACGAGGAGTTCTCGGCCGAGGAGCTTCGTGAGCGTCGCAACGTGATCGCCACGTGGGAAGCGATCAACACGGAACTCGGGCTCGTGAAGCACGCCCTCCAACTATATGATGACGTCGTGGAACTCTCTTCACCGCGGACTGATTCTCCCTCGACACTCGCCTAA
- a CDS encoding SDR family oxidoreductase, whose translation MTDDLDGRTVLITGASSGIGRATADAMAAEGATLALAARSEDRIAALADRLDTDAVAVPTDVREADDVEALIETTVERFGGIDVLVNNAGVGRGSSVADLSMESYREMMETNVDGMFFAARAALPHLKESGGTAVFVGSFAGQFPRSFNPVYAATKWWTRGFAKSLSAQAGDDVAVTVVNPSEVRTEFGSESGESFEERFEAGEVTEPEEVAEAIVFAATRSPSMVSELDLYRRDKLTDF comes from the coding sequence ATGACGGACGACCTCGACGGACGCACGGTACTCATCACCGGCGCGAGCAGCGGAATCGGGCGGGCGACCGCGGACGCGATGGCGGCCGAGGGGGCAACCCTCGCGCTGGCGGCCCGCAGCGAGGACCGGATCGCGGCCCTCGCCGACCGCCTCGATACGGACGCGGTCGCCGTCCCGACCGACGTCCGCGAGGCGGACGACGTCGAGGCGCTGATCGAGACGACCGTCGAGCGTTTCGGCGGGATCGACGTCCTCGTCAACAACGCCGGGGTGGGGCGCGGCAGTTCGGTTGCAGACCTCTCGATGGAGTCGTACCGGGAGATGATGGAGACGAACGTCGACGGGATGTTCTTCGCCGCGCGGGCCGCCCTCCCGCATTTAAAAGAGTCCGGCGGGACGGCGGTGTTCGTCGGCAGTTTCGCCGGGCAGTTCCCCCGCTCGTTCAACCCCGTCTACGCGGCGACGAAGTGGTGGACCCGCGGGTTCGCAAAGAGCCTCTCCGCGCAGGCCGGCGACGACGTCGCGGTGACGGTGGTCAACCCCTCGGAGGTCCGCACCGAGTTCGGCTCCGAGAGCGGCGAGAGTTTCGAGGAGCGCTTCGAGGCCGGCGAGGTCACCGAACCCGAGGAGGTCGCCGAGGCTATCGTGTTCGCGGCCACCCGGTCCCCGTCGATGGTGAGCGAACTCGATCTGTACCGGCGAGACAAACTCACCGACTTTTGA
- the ilvD gene encoding dihydroxy-acid dehydratase: MSQQTPPEREPGRYGKDESLRSRDVTEGADRAPHRAMFRAMGFDDEDLSSPIVGVPNPAADITPCNVHLDDVADSAIDGIDEAGGMPIEFGTVTISDAISMGTEGMKASLISREVIADSVELVSFGERMDALVTVAGCDKNLPGMMMASIRTDLPSVFLYGGSIMPGEHDGRDVTIVQVFEGVGAYAQGEMSGEELDDLERHACPGAGSCGGMFTANTMASISEALGLAPLGSASAPAEDHERYAIARRAGELAVDVVEADRRPSDIISKRSFENAIALQTAIGGSTNGVLHLLALAAEAGVELSIEEFDEISRRTPKIADLQPGGDRVMNDLHEIGGVPVVVRRLLEADLFHGDAMTVTGRTIEEELAVLEEEHGLPTDEEIEAEFLYTVEEPKQAEGAIKILEGNLAPDGAVLKVTGDDEFYHEGPARIFENEEDAMAYVQGGDIESGDVIVIRNEGPKGGPGMREMLGVTAAVVGAGHEDDVALLTDGRFSGGTRGPMIGHVAPEAFVGGPIAALEDGDHVTVDIPDRTLEVDLPEAELEARLDAFEQPAPAYDGGVLRKYGDAFGSAANGAVTNPGVKRDE, from the coding sequence ATGAGCCAGCAGACACCGCCCGAGAGAGAGCCCGGCCGGTACGGGAAAGACGAGAGCCTTCGGAGCCGCGACGTGACCGAGGGCGCCGACCGCGCTCCCCATCGGGCGATGTTCCGCGCGATGGGGTTCGACGACGAGGATCTCTCCTCGCCGATCGTCGGCGTGCCGAACCCCGCCGCCGACATCACGCCGTGTAACGTCCATCTGGACGACGTTGCGGATTCGGCGATCGATGGGATCGACGAGGCCGGCGGGATGCCGATCGAGTTCGGCACCGTCACTATCTCCGATGCGATCTCGATGGGGACCGAGGGAATGAAAGCCAGCCTCATCTCCCGGGAGGTCATCGCCGATTCCGTCGAGTTGGTCTCCTTCGGCGAGCGGATGGACGCTCTGGTGACCGTCGCCGGCTGTGACAAGAACCTCCCCGGCATGATGATGGCCTCGATCCGGACGGATCTGCCCTCGGTGTTCCTCTACGGCGGGTCGATCATGCCCGGCGAGCACGACGGCCGCGACGTGACGATCGTGCAGGTCTTCGAGGGTGTCGGCGCCTACGCCCAAGGCGAGATGAGCGGCGAGGAACTCGACGACCTCGAGCGACACGCCTGCCCGGGTGCGGGCTCGTGTGGCGGGATGTTCACCGCGAACACGATGGCCTCCATCTCCGAGGCGCTCGGGCTCGCGCCGCTGGGGAGCGCCTCCGCCCCCGCCGAGGACCACGAACGCTACGCGATCGCCCGCCGGGCGGGCGAGCTTGCCGTCGACGTCGTCGAGGCCGACCGCCGCCCCTCCGACATCATCTCCAAGCGGTCCTTCGAGAACGCCATCGCCCTGCAGACCGCCATCGGCGGCTCGACGAACGGCGTGTTGCACCTGCTGGCCCTCGCCGCCGAGGCGGGCGTCGAGCTCTCTATCGAGGAGTTCGACGAGATCTCGAGGCGGACGCCGAAGATCGCCGACCTCCAGCCCGGCGGCGACCGCGTGATGAACGATCTCCACGAGATCGGCGGCGTGCCGGTCGTCGTCCGGCGGCTGCTCGAGGCCGACCTGTTCCACGGCGACGCGATGACGGTCACCGGCCGGACGATCGAGGAGGAACTCGCCGTTCTCGAGGAGGAACACGGCCTCCCCACCGACGAGGAGATCGAGGCGGAGTTCCTCTACACGGTCGAAGAACCCAAGCAGGCCGAGGGCGCGATCAAGATCCTCGAGGGCAACCTCGCGCCCGACGGCGCCGTGTTGAAAGTGACCGGCGACGACGAGTTCTACCACGAAGGCCCGGCCCGGATCTTCGAGAACGAGGAGGACGCGATGGCCTACGTCCAGGGAGGCGACATCGAGTCGGGCGACGTCATCGTCATCAGAAACGAGGGCCCGAAGGGTGGCCCCGGGATGCGGGAGATGCTCGGTGTCACCGCCGCCGTCGTCGGCGCAGGCCACGAGGACGACGTGGCACTGCTCACCGACGGGCGCTTCTCCGGTGGAACCCGTGGCCCGATGATCGGCCACGTCGCCCCCGAGGCGTTCGTCGGCGGTCCCATCGCCGCCCTCGAGGACGGCGATCACGTCACCGTCGACATCCCAGATCGAACCCTCGAGGTCGACCTCCCCGAGGCGGAACTCGAGGCCCGCCTCGACGCGTTCGAACAGCCCGCCCCCGCCTACGACGGCGGCGTCCTCCGGAAGTACGGCGACGCGTTCGGCTCCGCCGCCAACGGCGCGGTCACGAACCCCGGCGTCAAACGCGACGAGTAA
- a CDS encoding MFS transporter: protein MTWQYRHTVLSLCTLAFFVTYFARLAISPVVPFVVAEFGVSNTAIGVALSGMWLAYGLSQFPSGILADRYGERRVILVAVGGTTAASVLLAFAPAFPAFVVAAALLGLVAGLHYAVATALLSRTFDDLGTAVGLHSVGGPLAGLVAPVAAAWVGVRYGWRPAVALAALVGVPVFVLFAGRVKPTEPRRPNQPMRERLRLGPLVELLSRPAILLPLAVAMIGTYAVQGLMSFLPTFLIEFRGYSPAAAGAVFSAFFLVRTGGQVAVGRLSDRLGRDVAIGAAMLAGAVGMAALVAPLGGERPLVAVAVLLAGVGSSFFSAVDPRFIDVLGDAERGAGFGLVRTAYTVVGAAGSVGVGLAADLFGWGVSFASLGALFAAAFALLSANELLGTGF, encoded by the coding sequence ATGACCTGGCAGTATCGCCACACCGTGTTGTCGCTGTGTACGCTCGCGTTCTTTGTGACGTACTTCGCTCGGCTGGCGATCAGCCCGGTCGTGCCGTTCGTCGTCGCCGAGTTCGGCGTCTCGAACACGGCCATCGGGGTCGCCCTGTCCGGGATGTGGCTCGCGTACGGCCTCTCGCAGTTCCCGAGCGGCATCCTGGCCGACCGCTACGGCGAACGACGCGTGATCCTCGTCGCGGTCGGCGGGACGACCGCCGCGAGCGTCCTCCTCGCTTTCGCCCCGGCGTTCCCGGCGTTCGTCGTGGCGGCGGCGCTCCTCGGACTCGTCGCCGGTCTCCACTACGCGGTGGCGACGGCGCTCCTTTCGCGGACGTTCGACGACCTCGGTACCGCCGTGGGGCTCCACTCCGTCGGCGGCCCCCTCGCCGGTCTCGTCGCGCCCGTGGCCGCTGCGTGGGTCGGCGTCCGGTACGGGTGGCGGCCGGCAGTCGCGCTCGCGGCGCTCGTCGGCGTTCCGGTTTTCGTGCTGTTCGCCGGGCGCGTCAAGCCGACCGAGCCACGCCGCCCGAACCAACCGATGCGCGAACGGCTCAGGCTCGGCCCGCTGGTCGAGCTCCTCTCGCGGCCCGCGATCCTCCTCCCCCTCGCCGTCGCGATGATCGGGACGTACGCCGTCCAGGGACTCATGTCGTTTTTGCCCACGTTTTTGATCGAGTTTCGCGGCTACTCGCCCGCGGCGGCCGGTGCCGTGTTCTCGGCGTTCTTTCTCGTCCGTACCGGGGGGCAGGTCGCCGTCGGTCGGCTCTCGGATCGCCTCGGCCGCGACGTCGCCATCGGGGCCGCGATGCTCGCGGGCGCGGTCGGGATGGCGGCGCTCGTGGCTCCCCTCGGCGGGGAGCGCCCTCTCGTCGCCGTCGCCGTCCTGTTGGCCGGCGTCGGCTCCAGCTTCTTCTCGGCGGTCGACCCCCGGTTCATCGACGTCCTCGGCGACGCCGAGCGCGGCGCTGGGTTCGGCCTCGTTCGGACGGCCTACACAGTCGTCGGTGCCGCCGGTTCAGTCGGCGTCGGCCTCGCGGCCGACCTGTTCGGCTGGGGTGTCTCCTTCGCGTCACTGGGGGCGCTGTTCGCGGCCGCGTTCGCATTGCTCTCCGCGAACGAACTCCTCGGCACGGGGTTTTGA
- a CDS encoding (Fe-S)-binding protein translates to MPPVVPLQGEEVTRETFWLISTHEKALFYFLATVAVVVFAYGTYDRFARYARGTDDWFDRLDDLPGRIAAAAKIVGSNEKQFNRDLVGGLMHAFILWGFLALLIATTILFIDEWYRVLTVALGDRQSFWVGEFYLSYQLVTDALGLLFVAGLSIAIWRRYVARTDRLHGKHTDWEDDFLVWSLFALGAGGFLLEGLRILGSGEAIPTVEPVSFVGTATAIGLAGLGVDAAMAATVYPLAWWSHALLAFLFIAAIPYAKPFHMLSSFANVVTRDEKAGARLPGVPADLDATNAESIDDFSWKELLDQDACTKCGRCSSVCPAKASGRPLDPRDVILDLKAYRESLEREGGDTKEIVADGGVIDRSTMESCMSCMACMDACPVEIEHLKSFTRLNRQLTDQGDIQPSLQDVFQNVMTKGNTFGESPSARGEWTDDLEFEVADARETEVEYLWYVGDYPSYDDRNKKVARSLAKIFEAADVEVGILYDEEVYDGNDVRRVGEEFLYIEQAGTLIDSFEACEFETIVCTDPHSYNTFKNEYPEVDFEAFADDPMMEFDVEGSWNADGEIDVYHWTQAVEELVGAGRLGLDGTELDYTVTYHDPCHLGRYNDEYEAPRELIRATGCELHEMPRNRANSFCCGGGGGGLWMELEEEEKPSEERLREALEDTDAGRAVEKFVVACPMCMTMYEDGRKTGGFEASIEIVDVAELLVEALEAGSDEAVPGETGSGTDTAPADD, encoded by the coding sequence ATGCCCCCGGTGGTTCCACTCCAGGGCGAGGAAGTCACCCGCGAGACCTTCTGGCTCATCTCCACGCACGAGAAGGCCCTCTTTTATTTCCTCGCGACCGTCGCCGTCGTCGTCTTCGCCTACGGCACGTACGACCGCTTCGCCCGCTACGCCCGCGGTACCGACGACTGGTTCGACCGCCTCGACGACCTCCCGGGTCGGATCGCCGCCGCCGCGAAGATCGTCGGCTCCAACGAAAAGCAGTTCAACCGCGATCTGGTCGGCGGCCTCATGCACGCGTTCATCCTCTGGGGATTTCTCGCGCTGTTGATCGCCACCACGATCCTCTTTATCGACGAGTGGTACCGCGTGCTCACCGTCGCCCTCGGCGATCGGCAGTCCTTCTGGGTCGGCGAGTTCTATCTCTCCTATCAACTCGTCACCGACGCGCTCGGACTGCTGTTCGTCGCCGGCCTCTCGATCGCTATCTGGCGGCGCTACGTCGCCCGCACCGACCGTCTCCACGGCAAACACACCGACTGGGAGGACGACTTCCTCGTGTGGTCGCTGTTCGCGCTCGGGGCCGGCGGCTTCCTGCTCGAGGGACTGCGCATCCTCGGCTCCGGCGAGGCGATCCCCACCGTCGAACCCGTCAGCTTCGTCGGCACCGCAACGGCGATCGGACTCGCCGGCCTCGGCGTCGACGCCGCGATGGCAGCCACCGTCTACCCGCTGGCGTGGTGGTCTCACGCCCTGTTGGCGTTTCTCTTCATCGCCGCCATCCCCTACGCCAAACCCTTCCATATGCTCTCGTCATTCGCCAACGTCGTCACGAGAGACGAGAAGGCGGGCGCCCGCCTGCCCGGCGTCCCCGCGGACCTCGACGCCACCAACGCCGAGTCGATCGACGATTTCTCCTGGAAGGAGTTGCTCGACCAGGACGCCTGCACCAAGTGCGGTCGCTGTTCGTCGGTCTGTCCGGCGAAGGCCTCCGGGCGGCCGCTCGATCCCAGAGACGTCATCCTCGACCTGAAGGCGTACCGGGAATCGCTCGAACGGGAGGGCGGCGACACCAAGGAAATCGTCGCCGACGGCGGCGTCATCGACCGCTCGACGATGGAGTCGTGTATGTCGTGTATGGCCTGTATGGACGCCTGCCCCGTCGAGATCGAACACCTCAAGAGCTTCACGCGATTGAACCGCCAACTGACCGACCAGGGCGACATCCAGCCGAGCCTCCAAGACGTCTTCCAGAACGTGATGACGAAGGGCAACACCTTCGGCGAGTCGCCGTCCGCCCGGGGCGAGTGGACCGACGACCTCGAATTCGAGGTGGCCGACGCCCGCGAGACGGAGGTGGAGTACCTGTGGTACGTCGGCGATTACCCCTCCTACGACGACCGCAACAAGAAGGTCGCCCGGTCGCTGGCGAAGATCTTCGAGGCGGCCGACGTCGAGGTCGGGATCCTCTACGACGAGGAGGTGTACGACGGCAACGACGTCCGTCGCGTCGGCGAGGAGTTCCTCTACATCGAGCAGGCGGGGACGCTGATCGACTCCTTCGAGGCCTGCGAGTTCGAGACGATCGTCTGTACGGACCCACACTCGTACAACACGTTCAAAAACGAGTACCCGGAGGTCGATTTCGAGGCGTTCGCGGACGACCCGATGATGGAGTTCGACGTCGAGGGCTCGTGGAACGCCGACGGCGAGATCGACGTGTACCACTGGACGCAGGCCGTCGAGGAGTTGGTGGGGGCGGGCCGACTCGGGTTGGACGGGACCGAACTCGACTACACGGTGACGTACCACGACCCGTGTCACTTGGGCCGGTACAACGACGAGTACGAGGCGCCGCGGGAGCTGATCCGGGCGACGGGGTGTGAACTCCACGAGATGCCGCGCAACCGGGCGAACAGTTTCTGCTGTGGGGGCGGCGGGGGCGGGCTGTGGATGGAACTTGAGGAGGAGGAAAAACCGAGCGAGGAGCGTCTCCGGGAGGCGCTGGAGGACACCGACGCCGGCCGCGCGGTCGAGAAGTTCGTCGTCGCTTGTCCGATGTGCATGACGATGTACGAGGACGGCCGCAAGACGGGCGGTTTCGAGGCGTCGATCGAGATCGTCGACGTCGCCGAGTTGCTCGTCGAGGCGCTCGAAGCAGGAAGCGACGAGGCCGTTCCGGGCGAGACGGGGTCGGGAACCGACACCGCACCGGCCGACGACTGA